The following are encoded together in the Ranitomeya imitator isolate aRanImi1 chromosome 4, aRanImi1.pri, whole genome shotgun sequence genome:
- the TRMU gene encoding mitochondrial tRNA-specific 2-thiouridylase 1: protein MQTVRHVVCAMSGGVDSAVSALLLSRRGYQVTGVFMNNWDVVDEHGVCSAEKDCEDAYQVCQKLDIPFHQVSYVKEYWHDVFSYFLSEYEKGRTPNPDVLCNKHIKFNHFLNYAIVNLGADAIATGHYARISHEDEEIFQHPYIRTPQTLFRNRFEIRNNVTLLQAADHFKDQTFFLSQISQYALRKTLFPLGGLSKDFVKKIAAEAGFHHVLKRKESMGICFIGERNFEKFILEYLEPQPGNFVSIEDGKILGTHKGWFLFTLGQRARIGGQRDAWFVVDKDVATSEIFVAPCTDHPALFRDLLRTDRVHWISEEPPAELVKNKMMECHFRFQHQMALVPCVLTLNQDGTVWATLVKPIRALTPGQFAVFYKGEECLGSGKIVRLGPSLYTLQMGQDRMKSAANVTTENAKDMDPLT from the exons ATGCAGACGGTGCGGCATGTGGTGTGCGCGATGTCTGGCGGGGTGGACAGTGCAGTGAGCGCCCTGCTGCTGAGCCGGAGAG GTTATCAGGTGACTGGTGTCTTCATGAATAACTGGGATGTGGTGGACGAGCACGGTGTGTGCAGTGCGGAGAAGGATTGTGAGGATGCCTACCAGGTCTGCCAGAAGCTGGATATCCCCTTCCACCAAGTGTCCTATGTGAAGGAATACTGGCACGATGTGTTTAG TTATTTCCTCAGTGAATATGAGAAGGGAAGGACCCCGAATCCAGACGTGTTGTGCAACAAGCATATTAAGTTTAACCACTTCCTAAACTACGCGATTGTTAACCTAG GGGCTGATGCTATAGCTACTGGGCACTATGCAAGAATATCACACGAGGATGAAGAAATATTTCAGCACCCATATATAAGGACTCCACAGACTCTATTTAGGAACAGATTTGAAATAAGGAACA ATGTGACGCTTCTTCAGGCTGCCGACCACTTCAAGGACCAGACCTTCTTCCTCAGTCAGATATCTCAATATGCATTACGAAAAACCTTGTTTCCACTTGGAGGTTTGTCGAAGGACTTTGTGAAGAAGATTGCAGCAGAAGCAGGATTTCATCATGTTTTAAAGAGAAAAGAG aGCATGGGGATCTGTTTTATCGGTGAGAGGAATTTTGAAAAGTTCATCCTTGAG TATTTAGAGCCCCAGCCTGGGAACTTTGTTTCAATTGAAGATGGAAAAATTTTGGGTACACACAAag GTTGGTTTCTTTTCACTTTGGGCCAGAGAGCAAGAATAGGCGGCCAACGAGACGCATGGTTTGTGGTGGATAAAGATGTTGCAACAAGTGAAATTTTCGTG GCCCCATGCACAGATCACCCTGCCTTATTCAGGGACTTGCTGCGGACTGACAGAGTGCATTGGATTTCAGAGGAGCCTCCTGCAGAGCTGGTGAAGAATAAAATGATGGAGTGTCATTTTAGATTTCAACACCAGATGGCACTAG TGCCATGTGTGCTAACGCTGAACCAGGATGGCACAGTTTGGGCAACATTAGTGAAGCCAATACGAGCCCTTACACCTGGACAG TTTGCGGTTTTCTACAAAGGAGAGGAATGCCTTGGAAGTGGTAAAATTGTGAGGCTGGGACCTTCACTGTACACATTACAAATGGGCCAAGATAGAATGAAGTCAGCAGCAAATGTGACGACAGAGAATGCTAAAGATATGGATCCATTAACCTGA